A single Candidatus Neomarinimicrobiota bacterium DNA region contains:
- a CDS encoding zf-HC2 domain-containing protein: MNCDNMEELFTGLIYEDISGEEEKLAREHLSTCESCTEKHKRLLETSTALGRWTEELPETSLVFVEEKLPLFGRILGKFNAVGFSPRQLVFGAVTSFILIALFMGIMRTDAVYRNGAWYISFGQNSEREGQLGESVLLSEFKKLQQENLVLMNSLLLASEERLRNENIITVNSLANEFANQRRQDLTLIGRSINEIVHRNEGRFVRTNQLLDNLYRLSSYQTNSLTGSRNIEGK, encoded by the coding sequence ATGAACTGTGATAATATGGAAGAACTGTTTACCGGTTTAATTTATGAAGATATATCCGGAGAGGAAGAAAAGCTCGCTCGCGAACACCTCTCAACATGCGAGTCGTGCACCGAAAAACATAAGCGGCTGTTGGAAACGTCCACCGCACTCGGCAGATGGACCGAAGAACTGCCGGAAACGAGTCTTGTATTCGTTGAGGAGAAACTCCCTCTTTTCGGTAGGATACTCGGCAAATTCAATGCCGTCGGATTTAGCCCGAGGCAGCTCGTCTTCGGAGCCGTTACCTCATTTATTCTGATTGCTCTGTTTATGGGTATCATGCGCACCGATGCCGTCTACCGAAACGGCGCCTGGTATATTTCATTCGGTCAAAACAGCGAAAGAGAAGGACAGTTGGGGGAGAGCGTGTTACTCTCCGAATTCAAAAAGCTTCAGCAGGAAAATCTCGTTTTGATGAACAGCCTGCTTTTGGCGAGCGAAGAGAGACTGAGGAACGAGAATATCATAACCGTAAACAGTCTCGCAAATGAGTTTGCGAATCAAAGAAGACAGGACCTGACACTGATTGGAAGGTCCATTAATGAGATAGTCCACCGGAATGAGGGCAGATTCGTGCGCACTAACCAGCTGTTGGATAATCTTTACAGGCTTTCTTCTTATCAGACAAATAGTTTAACCGGTTCACGAAATATCGAAGGAAAATGA